One genomic window of bacterium includes the following:
- a CDS encoding carbon-nitrogen hydrolase family protein, with protein sequence MRNNAVYVTTTGLIAFLLICVYAPCRVYAQGAENKKFAPPRKIVIGTTMERFPGKYPGLEKRLEQIGELIDEVAREAERKYPGEGLDLVVLPEEVVTRDRGKTAETSSVPLNGPVLDRMGAKARQYKTYIVVPMDLVEEGKKGVYSNAAVLFDRSGAVAGIYRKVHIVAALGSDILEGGMTPGKDFPVFECDFGRLGIQICYDLSYRDGWDVLARKGAEIVALTTMSPQTSRPAAYAAEGRYYVVSSTPRNNISVFNPVGMIDAQTTKDRVLVHRIDLSYVIISWAASLGNGKAFSDKYGDRVGYTYYESEDAGIFWSNDPATPIGRMADELGFVEMRDEIERIRLLQDAARGMPPER encoded by the coding sequence ATGAGGAATAATGCCGTATATGTGACAACGACCGGTTTGATAGCTTTTCTGTTGATTTGTGTATATGCTCCATGTCGTGTTTATGCGCAGGGCGCTGAAAACAAAAAATTCGCTCCGCCCCGGAAGATTGTCATCGGGACGACCATGGAACGGTTCCCTGGAAAGTATCCCGGGCTCGAAAAACGGCTCGAACAGATCGGCGAACTCATCGACGAGGTTGCCCGCGAGGCCGAGAGGAAATATCCGGGCGAGGGACTCGATCTTGTCGTGCTGCCCGAGGAGGTGGTTACACGCGACAGGGGAAAAACGGCGGAAACCAGCTCCGTTCCGCTCAATGGGCCGGTTCTCGACCGGATGGGCGCCAAGGCGCGGCAGTACAAAACATACATCGTGGTGCCGATGGACCTTGTCGAGGAAGGCAAAAAGGGTGTTTACTCGAATGCGGCGGTGCTGTTTGACCGGTCGGGTGCTGTAGCCGGTATTTACCGCAAGGTACACATCGTTGCGGCGCTCGGCAGCGATATTCTCGAGGGAGGAATGACTCCCGGAAAGGATTTCCCGGTGTTCGAGTGTGACTTCGGCAGGCTCGGCATCCAGATATGCTACGATCTGTCCTACAGGGACGGCTGGGATGTGCTCGCCCGTAAAGGCGCGGAAATCGTCGCCCTGACCACCATGTCGCCGCAGACATCGAGACCGGCGGCATATGCGGCGGAGGGCCGGTATTATGTCGTATCGAGCACACCGCGGAACAACATATCGGTTTTCAACCCCGTCGGCATGATCGACGCCCAGACAACCAAAGACCGTGTTCTCGTGCACCGTATCGACCTCTCGTATGTCATAATCTCGTGGGCAGCCAGCCTCGGCAACGGAAAGGCATTTTCGGACAAATACGGCGACAGGGTCGGCTATACATATTATGAATCGGAAGATGCAGGAATTTTCTGGTCGAACGACCCGGCAACACCCATAGGGCGTATGGCCGATGAACTGGGATTCGTTGAAATGAGGGACGAAATCGAACGTATCCGCCTCCTTCAGGATGCTGCCCGGGGTATGCCGCCTGAACGATAA
- a CDS encoding DUF362 domain-containing protein — MIQNRGRREFIRNTAAGAFGLGISQALLAPPVVHSVGNRVKVAIVRNEKAISTRNICDRSQARLMLDRALFDITGKQTTKEAWVSLGLTAGDTVGIKVNCNTWTFLLHTHPELVYALCDSISEIVPQENIIIYERFSSELSRSGYFVKKDASGVRCFGNDDGGGFSQKEQLTTIITDMCTKIINMPTLKTVEGEFEGSLFLKNHIGSLPNSHMTRCHGNAEFCTEVCARPSIKNKTVLAVCDGLRGTYKRGTPWYYGGIIMSRDQIAAECTALRVINEKRALEKLGSLEIPRYVKNADTKYGLGTSDPEKIDVTKITM, encoded by the coding sequence ATGATACAGAATCGCGGACGAAGGGAATTTATCCGGAATACGGCTGCCGGGGCATTCGGGCTTGGAATATCACAGGCGCTTCTTGCGCCGCCAGTGGTTCACAGCGTCGGAAACAGGGTAAAAGTGGCAATAGTCAGAAACGAAAAAGCCATCTCGACCCGTAACATCTGTGACCGCAGCCAGGCACGTCTCATGCTCGACAGGGCGCTCTTCGATATAACGGGGAAACAGACCACGAAGGAAGCGTGGGTATCCCTCGGCCTCACAGCAGGCGACACGGTCGGAATCAAGGTGAACTGCAATACATGGACATTCCTCCTTCATACACATCCGGAGCTCGTGTATGCACTCTGTGACAGCATTTCGGAAATAGTCCCTCAGGAGAATATCATCATTTATGAGCGTTTCAGCTCCGAACTCTCACGGTCAGGGTATTTTGTGAAAAAGGACGCTTCCGGTGTACGCTGTTTCGGGAACGATGACGGCGGTGGATTCAGCCAGAAGGAACAGTTGACGACGATTATAACCGATATGTGTACGAAGATTATAAACATGCCTACACTTAAGACTGTCGAAGGCGAATTCGAAGGCAGCCTGTTTCTCAAGAACCATATCGGCAGCCTGCCAAACAGCCACATGACCCGCTGTCATGGGAATGCCGAATTCTGCACCGAGGTGTGCGCCCGTCCGAGCATAAAGAATAAAACTGTTCTCGCGGTCTGCGATGGTCTCCGCGGAACGTACAAACGGGGTACTCCCTGGTATTACGGTGGCATTATCATGAGCAGAGACCAGATTGCCGCCGAATGTACCGCGCTCAGGGTAATCAATGAAAAACGGGCGCTGGAAAAGCTCGGGAGCCTTGAAATCCCCCGTTATGTGAAAAACGCCGACACCAAGTATGGCCTGGGAACCAGTGATCCGGAAAAAATCGATGTGACTAAAATAACCATGTAG
- a CDS encoding PEGA domain-containing protein, giving the protein MQFYKTAVVPCFLIGVLAIGCSIGEGSLTVTTYPVSGSVIVDGKPGGKAPVALTLKSGKHEIKFSDYSDQFETPGTRVIRVNAGQQHNLTALYRNRFLAVNIPNGFSPPDSLLLFGTADHPLKDGTIFDYIDGGGLVYLKYGLTETTHAVYRDGRSNEITVDIFNMGTPEGARAIFNDEEVCPDGFEPCSAGAECKAYHYEPDFLLYFHRAKYFISVSTNNDSLQTAVTTLGTELTGNIP; this is encoded by the coding sequence ATGCAATTCTATAAAACAGCGGTTGTCCCGTGTTTTCTGATTGGCGTTCTTGCGATCGGCTGCAGCATCGGTGAAGGGTCGCTGACCGTAACAACGTATCCGGTATCAGGTTCTGTGATCGTGGACGGAAAACCCGGTGGAAAAGCTCCGGTTGCGCTTACGCTGAAATCCGGAAAACACGAGATTAAATTTTCCGATTACAGCGATCAGTTCGAAACACCCGGAACACGTGTTATCAGAGTCAATGCCGGACAACAGCATAACCTGACCGCCCTATATAGAAACCGTTTCCTTGCCGTGAATATCCCGAACGGATTCTCTCCGCCCGATTCCCTCCTGCTTTTCGGTACTGCAGACCATCCGCTCAAGGACGGTACCATATTCGATTATATCGACGGCGGCGGGCTTGTATATCTCAAGTATGGCCTCACCGAGACCACTCACGCAGTTTACCGTGACGGCCGCTCGAACGAGATTACAGTGGATATCTTCAACATGGGGACACCGGAAGGCGCCCGCGCCATTTTCAACGATGAGGAGGTATGTCCCGATGGTTTTGAACCATGCAGCGCCGGGGCTGAATGTAAAGCCTATCATTACGAGCCGGATTTTCTCTTGTATTTTCACCGGGCGAAGTATTTTATCTCTGTTTCCACGAATAACGATTCCCTCCAGACAGCGGTGACCACACTCGGAACTGAACTTACCGGAAATATTCCCTGA
- a CDS encoding LPP20 family lipoprotein has translation MTRMVLSIAGAVLILGCSSGKAGMAQTTVKNGDEITRKYPADRYIVRSGLGESQDAATEAARLEIAKFFESKISGESVINEWAQNRSEGGKTVEKRLTELSNTIKVSAAREIPGIEIAGMKKDNKNNVVEIWAVLDKSTYVTVLNDRIKKLDADADQRLANTQGDDLTRLRDLANAAKDLVDREKERQDLGLLIPGGAGESRNPVLRNVLTSIDSLIAEAFDVGLISDGEVDSEIVTGLIKGIVDTGIRIREYPDLSSATSAGTDLVMSVKNDVTKGTRKTKVGSKEYDFANITWVLSVSALEPKTSKVINTIVLREQISELGDETRAQQRMVQKVLQTQVPSVSSWVYKLIFAPAEK, from the coding sequence ATGACGAGAATGGTTTTATCGATTGCCGGAGCAGTGCTGATTTTAGGGTGTTCATCAGGGAAGGCGGGAATGGCGCAAACAACGGTCAAGAATGGTGACGAGATAACCCGGAAGTACCCTGCAGACCGTTATATCGTTCGTTCGGGTCTGGGGGAAAGCCAGGATGCCGCCACCGAAGCTGCCCGTCTCGAGATAGCAAAGTTTTTCGAATCGAAAATATCCGGGGAATCGGTTATCAACGAATGGGCGCAGAACCGTTCGGAAGGCGGTAAAACTGTCGAGAAACGTTTGACGGAACTGTCGAACACCATTAAAGTCAGCGCCGCCCGTGAAATACCGGGTATTGAAATCGCCGGAATGAAGAAGGATAATAAAAACAACGTGGTTGAGATTTGGGCCGTTCTCGATAAAAGCACCTACGTTACTGTCCTCAACGACAGAATCAAGAAACTGGATGCCGATGCCGACCAGCGGCTTGCCAATACGCAGGGTGACGATTTGACACGGCTCCGTGACCTTGCCAATGCCGCAAAAGACCTTGTAGACCGTGAAAAGGAGCGTCAGGACCTGGGGCTTTTAATCCCCGGAGGCGCAGGAGAGTCACGGAATCCGGTGCTCAGGAATGTATTGACAAGCATCGACAGCCTGATTGCAGAGGCTTTTGATGTCGGACTTATCAGCGACGGCGAGGTGGACAGCGAAATTGTAACGGGACTCATCAAGGGTATTGTCGATACGGGTATCAGGATCAGGGAATATCCCGATTTATCGTCAGCAACAAGCGCAGGAACCGATCTGGTGATGTCGGTGAAGAATGATGTTACGAAAGGTACCAGAAAAACCAAGGTGGGCTCGAAAGAGTACGATTTTGCAAATATTACGTGGGTTTTATCGGTCAGCGCGCTCGAACCGAAAACCAGCAAGGTCATCAATACGATTGTTCTGCGGGAACAGATAAGCGAACTGGGTGATGAAACCCGTGCACAGCAGCGGATGGTACAGAAAGTGCTCCAGACCCAGGTTCCGAGCGTTTCTTCATGGGTGTACAAGCTCATTTTTGCGCCTGCGGAAAAATGA
- a CDS encoding M48 family metallopeptidase, translated as MKVRQMKLQSLLGYAFGCILVILILIAAAETVKVVKQTPGRSGPGSYYELKTLIPPSASLAVLGKEKGWLKVTFENQEVWISENSLLEETGGKENPFSKMSFEGARVSASPIAVSAAIKGFWTRYTGADKSNLAEVPVDGYDIPPFRFEAFENEHARTVSRDNLFKKYKLSKKYRSPRMPYVKEQQIGYTVASSVAEGTLLENENIINYVYSVGWYLADATERPDIKYIFFILDTDRVNAISCPGGYIMLTRGLLQLLDDESELAALLAHEMGHVIAGHGTRELEDKFNRIAMQAEDAFANLDSQTGGVSETEKELSSIAIRAATICRSPKLDAYEFEADEMALLYMARSGYDLGGELRLLNKLKTKHDREVDIFDINYRNHPDFGKRLNSIDKVMKNYKNYSGQTFSAGFKESMVF; from the coding sequence ATGAAAGTAAGGCAGATGAAGTTGCAGTCGTTGCTGGGATACGCTTTTGGATGTATACTGGTCATTCTGATCCTTATTGCGGCGGCGGAAACGGTCAAGGTTGTTAAACAGACACCGGGTCGATCCGGACCGGGATCCTACTATGAATTGAAGACGCTTATTCCACCGTCAGCGAGCCTTGCTGTCCTGGGAAAAGAAAAGGGGTGGCTGAAAGTTACGTTCGAAAACCAGGAGGTCTGGATTTCAGAAAATTCTCTTCTGGAAGAAACAGGCGGCAAGGAAAACCCGTTCAGCAAGATGTCGTTCGAGGGCGCCCGTGTCTCGGCATCTCCAATAGCTGTCTCGGCAGCCATAAAGGGCTTCTGGACACGGTATACAGGCGCTGACAAGAGCAATCTTGCGGAAGTCCCCGTTGATGGCTATGACATTCCTCCGTTCAGATTCGAGGCTTTTGAAAATGAGCACGCCCGGACAGTATCCCGTGACAATCTTTTTAAAAAATACAAGCTTTCGAAAAAATACCGTTCACCGCGGATGCCCTATGTGAAGGAACAGCAGATTGGTTATACTGTCGCTTCATCGGTTGCCGAGGGCACACTGCTGGAAAACGAGAATATCATCAACTATGTTTATTCGGTCGGCTGGTATCTTGCCGATGCCACGGAACGGCCAGACATAAAGTATATATTTTTTATTCTCGACACAGACCGTGTCAATGCGATATCGTGTCCCGGCGGATACATCATGCTCACTAGAGGGCTTCTCCAGCTTCTCGACGATGAGTCCGAGCTTGCGGCACTGCTCGCGCACGAAATGGGGCATGTGATTGCCGGGCACGGCACGCGGGAGCTCGAGGACAAATTCAACAGAATAGCCATGCAGGCGGAAGATGCCTTCGCGAATCTCGACAGCCAGACAGGCGGCGTATCCGAAACCGAAAAGGAGCTTTCCTCGATAGCCATCCGAGCGGCAACGATATGCCGGAGTCCCAAACTCGATGCGTATGAATTCGAAGCCGATGAAATGGCGCTCCTCTATATGGCCCGGAGCGGTTATGACCTCGGTGGAGAGCTCAGGCTTCTCAACAAGCTGAAAACGAAGCATGACCGTGAGGTCGATATATTCGATATTAATTACCGTAACCACCCCGACTTCGGGAAACGGCTCAACAGTATCGACAAGGTGATGAAGAATTACAAGAATTACAGCGGACAGACATTTTCCGCCGGTTTCAAGGAATCCATGGTTTTTTAA
- a CDS encoding glycoside hydrolase codes for MRIAVILLAAAVSFMSMPCVTFCEELPFRETVVFTSGRDGYDTFRIPAVIVARNGTVLAFCEGRKTSRSDTGDIDIVLRRSPDNGKTWSPMEVIWDDGDNVCGNPCPVVDPDTGTIWLLLTHNLGTDTEPKIMSGESTGTRTVWVMSSIDDGVTWSSPRDITGMAKLPGWTWYATGPGVGIRLASSRLVIPCDHAEKESKEWGSHIIYSDDHGSTWKIGGRLSPKCNECQVVERADGSLLMNMRSYHGYKRRAISTSTDGGITWSPVTHDRTLVEPVCQASLLRFTRAGDHGRNRVLFSNPADTTRVRMTVRLSYDECTTWPVAKCLYEGPSAYSCLTVLPGMSIGCLYEKGSEHAYETITFTVFTVGWLTDNRDSLYK; via the coding sequence ATGAGGATTGCCGTTATACTGCTCGCCGCCGCCGTCTCTTTTATGTCGATGCCATGTGTCACCTTTTGTGAGGAGCTTCCGTTCAGGGAAACGGTCGTGTTCACGAGCGGCCGGGACGGATACGATACATTCCGTATTCCGGCGGTGATCGTTGCCCGGAACGGCACGGTTCTTGCCTTCTGCGAGGGACGGAAAACAAGCCGGTCGGACACCGGCGATATCGACATCGTGCTCAGACGAAGCCCCGACAACGGCAAAACCTGGAGCCCGATGGAAGTCATCTGGGATGACGGCGACAATGTATGCGGCAATCCCTGCCCCGTCGTCGACCCTGACACGGGCACGATATGGCTCCTTCTTACCCATAACCTGGGGACGGATACCGAACCGAAAATCATGTCGGGAGAAAGCACCGGCACACGGACTGTCTGGGTCATGTCGAGCATCGATGACGGCGTCACATGGTCGTCGCCCCGCGATATCACCGGTATGGCAAAACTCCCCGGCTGGACATGGTATGCGACCGGGCCGGGAGTCGGCATCCGGCTTGCGAGCAGCCGTCTCGTGATACCCTGCGACCATGCGGAAAAAGAGAGCAAAGAATGGGGTTCTCACATCATCTACAGCGATGATCACGGTTCCACATGGAAAATCGGCGGCAGGCTCTCGCCGAAATGTAACGAATGCCAGGTTGTCGAGCGAGCGGACGGCTCACTCCTCATGAACATGCGGAGCTATCACGGATATAAGCGCCGCGCCATATCGACAAGCACCGACGGCGGTATCACATGGTCTCCGGTCACCCATGACCGGACGCTTGTGGAACCGGTCTGCCAGGCAAGCCTCCTCCGCTTCACCCGTGCCGGTGACCACGGCAGAAACCGTGTGCTCTTTTCCAATCCCGCCGACACCACCCGTGTCAGGATGACCGTCCGCCTCAGCTATGATGAATGCACAACATGGCCGGTTGCTAAATGCCTTTACGAAGGACCTTCAGCATACTCCTGCCTGACCGTCCTGCCCGGCATGTCCATCGGCTGCCTGTACGAGAAGGGCAGCGAACATGCTTACGAGACCATCACGTTTACAGTGTTCACGGTCGGATGGCTTACGGATAACCGGGACTCTCTATATAAATAA